ATCGCTGTCTGTCTTGCTGTTTTCAGCGTCAGAAAGGGGCCCATACGATCTAAGCACAACTAGTAATATACTTTCGGAGAGGGTGTGTCCTGAAGTTGGAGGTTTTCGTCCTTGGGTCTGTCAGCAGATGGCAACAGGGCTGCACATCTTGTAAATTTGCTGAGGCATTTCCAACTTCAAAGGTGAACAAACGAAAAGTACGCTATACAAGAAAGAACTCCATACACAAAGCATTATTTTGTATTCTGTGACATGTTTGCGCATTCAGAGTTCTTGGTAGGAGTTAAAACGGTTCGTGGTACGTAGACGTAATGTGCATGCTAGAGCAACGGACGACGGCGCAGACAGTACCACACAAATCCTAGTCTCGCAGTCACTGGACATGAAATTATTTTGCGTCATTGAATACGCTTCTTTGTGCCAGGGGAGCCGTGATGTTCAGGTTGTAAATCTTCATGTTAAATGAACAAGAGCTGAAGGTAGCGACGGCCACCATGTTCGGTAGCATACTGCGCATTGCGCACCTGGTACTCATAGTATGGTCAAATGACGGAGAGGAAACTGTTTTCAACAAAGATACGTATTGTACAGCAACTTCTCCTGACAATTCACTCTCTTTCGTCTCGAGTTCGCTTAAGACCAGTCAGCAACTGTGCTGGTGGCAGTCAGAAACCTTACCAAGAACATAAAACGACTTATAAATTGCTTCTTATACCATTCGGATGCAAGTTGTCTCCAACTAGCTTCAATATCGAAGCTATCGGCACGGCGCCGCTTTCAAGTCCGGTGTCGCGGGACATGGGTATATGTGAAGTCGCACCGCAAAATCAGTGATCAGATCAATGCACAGCTCCAGGATGGTATCCATTGATGCCGATAAATCTGGATACAGAGAGAACACGCTGCACTTTCGTCTGGGCTGGTGGTGCCTCTTCAATAGCTGGCTGTTGTTCACTGTTCTGTATCTCATCCGGGGGAACTCTGTCAGTGCTCAATTTCGAAGGATTCACAGCCAACGCGGACAGCAAGACAAGCTGTCAGTGATTCTATTGACGGAATAATCGCAAAGATTTCTACCATTTCCATCAGCCAATTTGTTCTCTGCGGCTGAATGACTGAGAAGCGTCCATTGTAATCCGACATAGGTTACGGAGTCGCATCCAGCAGGAATGGAGATTGCAGAAGAGGATGCAGCACATTGAAATGGGTAATAAATGGATGCTAATCTGGATGAAATATGCTACTTTTGTAATATGACAACGACTTGATGGAATTGTTTGCTCATCGCTGCCCCTCCTCTCCCCTCCTCTCCCCTCCCCTTCCAAATCGCGTGCCTTCCTTCATGACAGGGATGTGGCTGATCTTCCCGCTTTTAGCACGTCTTGGCAAAATCAAGGggcaaccagttgaccagccttgacatggactaaacatgacatgacaccagacagattgCGGAGTCGAAAAGCCAAGGGGAATTCGACATCAACAGTTTCATAACAGTCTGACTAAACGTCAGAGCTATGAGGCTACTTCATCAATGACCGCCACATAAAAATCTCACCCAAGTCGctctcttttttcccttccGTCTCCCCTCACCAGCCATGTTTGTCACGTCGGGGCTGCGGCGAGATCTCACCGTCGCGGTTCTCATCCTCTTCGCGTTCTGGCAATTGCGATATGTCGTGTACCCCGAGCCCCCGACACACATGGGCAGACTGAAGCACTGGATGAATGACGCCGCTCGACCAAGGCGGCGGTACAAAAATGTCAAAAGCAGCTTCGATTGGAGCAAGGTCGAGTTTGCACACCGGTTAAGGGGCCAGGTACCTCTGCCGGGGCGTTCACGCACGCCGCGTCCCACTGTGCAGCACCAATTCGGACCcgagaagctggaagatgctgagATCCGAGTTGGTCGAATGATGGAAGTGCGCGAGTTGTTTCAGGCCAATTGGGAGAGTTATCGCAAGTTTGCGTGGAAGAAGGACGCCCTGCTGCCAATTAGTGGGGGATCGAAAGACCAGTTCTCAGGATGGGCTGCAACGCTGGTAGATTCGTTGGATACGCTGTGGATTATGGGCTTGCGGGACGAGTTTGAAGAAGCTttggaagctgttgctgaaattgactttggcaactCTACCAGCCCGAGTGTCAACATATTCGAAACCAACATCCGCTACCTGGGTGGGCTAATGGCCGCATATGATCTCAGTCAAAGAAACGTACTGCTAAAAAAGGCCGTTGAGCTGGGAGACTTGATCTACGCAGGATTCAACACCCCGAACGGCATGCCAGTCGACTTTATCGACTTTGCAGCCGCCAAGACAGGCAAAGGTCTAGTGGTCGAAGATCGAGTAGTAGCTGCTTCTCCCGGAACCTTATCCCTGGAAATGACACGCCTGTCCCAAATCACAGGCGACCCGAAATACTACAgcgccatgtccaaagtAATGGAACTATTCTACGAAGGCCAAAACAGGACTCAGTTACCTGGTGCCTGGCCAATGTGGGTGTCAATGAAGGACCAAGACGTCGTATCCGGCACAGCATTCACACTCGGCGGATGCGAAGACTCCCTCTTTGAATACCTCCCCAAAATGCACCAACTGCTAAAAGGCAGCGAGGAAAAGTACGAAATCATGTCCAGGACGTTTCTCGACGCCGCAGACAGATACTTCATCTTCCGGCCCATGGTGCCCAGCGGAGAAGACATCCTCATGCCGGGTAACATCAACGTGGTCAACGGGAAACCCTATCTCGACCCAGAAACAGAGCACCTGGCCTGCTTCGTAGGCGGCATGTTCGGGCTGGCAGGTAAACTCTTAAATCGCACAGACTACCTCGAGAACGGAATCAAACTCACAAACGGATGTGTCTACGCATACCGCTCTTTTCCAACAGGCATGATGCCCGAACGCATCGACATGGTGTACTGCGATGATCGGACCCATTGTCCGTGGCAGGAAGTGCTCTGGGAACATGAGCGCAAGAAAAGACCAGAGTGGAAGCCACATCTGCCGTTGGGTTTCACAACTGCCAAGGACCCGCGGTATATTCTTCGACCAGAGGCTATTGAGAGTGTATTTTACATGTACAGAATTACAGGGAAGAAGGAGTTTCAGGATAAAGCATGGGACATGTTTACTGCTATTCGTAATGGGACGAGGACGGAGCACGCAAATGCAGCGGTGTTGGATGTCACGGTTGGGCAGTATCCGCTGCCCAAGGAGGACTACATGGAGGTAAGTGTCGAGAATCGTGATCCTTTCTTATTCGGTACTAATGCCTTATAGAGCTTTTGGTTGGCAGAGACGTTGAAGTATTTCTATCTGGTGTTTTCCACACCCGACGTCATTAGTTTGGACGAGTATGTGCTCAATACAGAGGCACATCCGTTTCGAATACCAGTGTAATTCTACATCGACAACTTAAACACATAACGAATTATAAACCCCAAATAAAAAGAGGTTCGAAAAACGTAAATTATTCACTGAGAATCCAAATagtccatcaccatcagcaaTCTAGACACCACTCAGCTATCCCCATACCTATGATTGACTTCCCTCCTCAAACTGCCCCTTCACAATCCCAGACGCATAAATCGCACTCCAAACCCTATCATTCCACTCACTACACCGACAAATAGGACTCGACCCCCCGGACAAAGGCGTCGACCCGTACTGCGTGTCCGGCGGATCAACCCCCCGGCAGATATTCTCCAACATGTAAATCTCAAAGTCGCTGATCACGCCCATCGGCGTCGTCATGTCGAACCTTCAGCATCTCGCCCCGCGAGTTGAAGACCAGTTTGCCGCCGGCGTTGACCGAGCCACGCACGTCCATCAGCATGCCGGCGCCGTCGGTGCCGGTCTGCACGAAGACGCCGTAGTGGAGACAGTTGCCGACGCCGAAGCGGACTTCGTAGATGGTGAAGCTGGCCATGATGTTTTTGCGGGCGGAGGGTTTTGTTTAAGGGTTGGTTCGGTGTCGCATTTCGTGGTTCgtgggtttggtggtgagtgTTGGTTCGCGCTGGGACTGGAAGCTACAGCCCTGTAACGTCTTGGCGCAAATCGACTTGAGAAGAGACGAGAGTCGATGTAGTTGCAACTACTTATGGGGGTCTGGTGCGGATGTAAGGGATTCGGCGCCAGAGGTGTGCCGGCCGCTCAGACACGAGTAGCAATATTCTTCGAGGCTGAATAAGGTGTCTACGATTTGTGCTGTCGAGGGAAACATCTAAAATAGGGTCGACGTACTCAAAGATTGTATCCCGACTCGACAAAACGAATGATTCAGCAGGTGACAAATGCGAGCGACCTCACAACCATCCTGATTAACACTCTCCCCAACACCATTCACTCGGGTCTGAACGATACCAAAAAACATCTCATGAGAAACATGTCAGCGCCACTCACCCACGCCTGATTTGCACGCTTGCACACCCCCAGGAAACACAACATGTACAATGATACACTCGCAGGCATTGATACGCCCACAACCACTGTCCGCGAAAAGGAAGAAGGGAGAAAATAGATGCAAATTGAGACCGGAATGCACTCCCGCTGCTTGGCATGGTGCATGAGGGGACCTCGCCACTGCTGTGTAAGGCGGCAGTAAAACCCGTCGTGTAACCAGGAGAGCATGGCGATGACGGAATAGAATCTGCGCGGAGCCGGGAGTGGCCCCTAGCCGGAAGGATGTCTGTGATGTTAATCTGCATGAAGGGTGTTTTATATGAATCTTTGTGATGCGGATATGCGCGCCGCATATTCGTGCGCGGAAAGCAGCAGAATTTTTGTTTGAAGCAGATCCCGACGTGAAATTGTGGGAGCGAAGATAACCCGTGCCTCGTTGTTGGAAGTAACACGCATAACAGAATAGTTTTCTCTTGGAGGAGACAACAAAAATCTTCCGGCAGTGAACCCGACAGCTTGACCGATGCGGTCGAATGATTCCCATGCAGTAGCAGGGTATGGGGACGCCACAGCGGTCCCGGGCACTGCGTTTTCAACACTTCATTTTCTCTGCACTGATCCCACCGACTGGATGTGCCAAGTCTGTGGGCAACGAACGAAATTGCGTTGCTGGTCTTGTTGCCGCAAATATGGGCTGACTCTAGGGAGATGCTTGAGTCTTGCGTTCGTGGCCTGGTCTGTGATGGGAAGCGACCCTGGACGATCTGGATCTGGGGTACAGTTCTGTTGGATGATTATTTATTGCTGGGTATGTGCCACAAGGAGGCTGTAGCTTGACGTATGAGTGAACGTCGTGGGTGCGTGTGATATATGGCCGATAACCCGAAGTTGTGTTCCTGGTTCATTGGTCTACCGAGTGGTGAAAGCCGATAGCCTAGTCAGGTCAAGAGAGAAACTTGGATGAGCGAACTGGAAGAAATTTGAGCTTGTACTGACCGACTGGAATGCTGGCTAGACGAACTTGTAGTGTGCCTTGGTACACCGTAGTGTGATTCCAACTTGCTTCCACTTGTACTCGCACTCCGAACCATCCCATCGTGTCATCTACATCTCTCCATACACCCGACCACACTCTCTCAGGCCCTTCCAGTAGGGACTcgtctccaaatcatccatcAACTTTTTCCACATCACGCCGTCGGCACCTGGCCTGTTCCTAACTCCCATCTCCTGCAGCTTCTTACACACACCCCGATAGTCCCTACTAACTCTCTTccgacaccaccaaaagTCATACCGACACAACAAGCCCAGCCAATatcccatcaaccacatGGCTGCCTCATCCCGCCTCTCCAGCTCAAAGCGAAAATCAACGTCCAACGTCCCAATCATGTTCGCATACAAGAAGAAATACTCTGGTTTCGGCTCCAACCTGGTCGTCTCGCTCAAGATTCTCACTGTTTGAAAGTATTTTGCATCGGGTGTGGATTCTGGATTCAGACCAACCAGCTCCAACCAATGTTGGGGAACGCCCTCCAGATTCATCGACTCCCATGCGCCGTGGAAAGTTTTGGCTTCGTCGTCAGACGAGTCGAACATCCAACTGagaatggagtctggtcgaAATGTCTCTGTCGCGTATATGAG
The genomic region above belongs to Pochonia chlamydosporia 170 chromosome 2, whole genome shotgun sequence and contains:
- a CDS encoding glycoside hydrolase family 47 protein (similar to Thielavia terrestris NRRL 8126 XP_003648547.1) — protein: MFVTSGLRRDLTVAVLILFAFWQLRYVVYPEPPTHMGRLKHWMNDAARPRRRYKNVKSSFDWSKVEFAHRLRGQVPLPGRSRTPRPTVQHQFGPEKLEDAEIRVGRMMEVRELFQANWESYRKFAWKKDALLPISGGSKDQFSGWAATLVDSLDTLWIMGLRDEFEEALEAVAEIDFGNSTSPSVNIFETNIRYLGGLMAAYDLSQRNVLLKKAVELGDLIYAGFNTPNGMPVDFIDFAAAKTGKGLVVEDRVVAASPGTLSLEMTRLSQITGDPKYYSAMSKVMELFYEGQNRTQLPGAWPMWVSMKDQDVVSGTAFTLGGCEDSLFEYLPKMHQLLKGSEEKYEIMSRTFLDAADRYFIFRPMVPSGEDILMPGNINVVNGKPYLDPETEHLACFVGGMFGLAGKLLNRTDYLENGIKLTNGCVYAYRSFPTGMMPERIDMVYCDDRTHCPWQEVLWEHERKKRPEWKPHLPLGFTTAKDPRYILRPEAIESVFYMYRITGKKEFQDKAWDMFTAIRNGTRTEHANAAVLDVTVGQYPLPKEDYMESFWLAETLKYFYLVFSTPDVISLDEYVLNTEAHPFRIPV